The following are encoded in a window of Thermodesulfobacterium geofontis OPF15 genomic DNA:
- a CDS encoding crossover junction endodeoxyribonuclease RuvC — MKILGIDPGINNLAYALLEIKNDYYELKDWQTLNTKKCKNVTEKLAYLFNNLKDFIKDSKPDIIGIEETFTKTYSKAGSRLSQAQAIALLIAGLYNIPVKFLNPLEIKKFLTQYGKAEKEEIFHILNLFFKEGLIKYQFDLNPDPHKIDALAIALILALEINSQNALST; from the coding sequence ATGAAAATTTTAGGAATAGATCCTGGTATTAATAATTTAGCCTATGCACTTCTTGAAATCAAAAATGATTATTATGAACTAAAAGATTGGCAAACCTTAAATACCAAAAAATGTAAAAATGTAACAGAAAAGCTCGCTTATCTTTTCAATAATTTAAAAGATTTTATAAAAGATTCTAAACCAGATATAATAGGAATAGAAGAAACTTTTACTAAAACCTATTCTAAAGCAGGAAGTAGACTTTCTCAAGCTCAAGCAATTGCTTTACTTATAGCAGGACTTTATAATATTCCTGTAAAATTCCTTAATCCCTTAGAAATTAAAAAATTTTTAACCCAATATGGAAAAGCTGAAAAAGAAGAAATTTTTCATATTTTAAATCTCTTTTTTAAAGAAGGCTTAATAAAGTACCAATTTGATTTAAATCCAGATCCTCATAAAATTGATGCCTTAGCAATTGCTTTAATTTTAGCCCTGGAGATAAATAGCCAAAATGCTTTATCAACTTAA